The genomic region GTGTATGTGAGGAGCCACTCCGGGAGGGGGAAGAGAGCCACTCCAGGAGGGGGAAGAGCAAGCCAAGCCCTCCGGGAACACTTCATCGGTACCGGGGTGTCAAGAGAGGACACTCCAGTCAAAATATATTACGTTAATTTAAGGGAATCATTCAGCATGGAGCGACCTCAAGTGGTTGTTTGCTGTTATTGCGGGGATAGAGGACACCTGAAATGAACATgtcaaaaaagggaaaaggatggGAAACAGTTTCAAGACCAGGAGTTCTATTTGctgggagaaaaagagaagccCCTGATAAAACTTAAGATAGGTCCCCAGCAACAGATGTACGAGTTCCTTGTGGACTCAGGGACCGAACGATCTACAATCCAAACCCTCCCTAAAGGATACACCCAGCCCACGGAAATGGTGCAGCTGAAGGGATCTAAAAGGGAACCCTTTGGGGTACCTATAATAAAAGATGTAATAATTAAAAGACCCTCCAGAATGGGAATAGGGTCTCTATTGCTGGTCCCAGAAGCCGATTGTAGTCTTTTAGGGCAGGATCTTATGATTGAATTCGGAATAGGAATAGAGGTATCTAAAGGCAAATTAAGCGTAAAATTATGTCCTTCAGAAATTAACAATGAGCAAATGTACCCTCTAAGGGAGAGGGATGACCGTgtaaattataaaaagaaaaataataagaagaaGGAGGTTCCCTTAATACCACCATCACATACTCCTCCTCCACCAAATGCACCCCCTGTTCAAACTGGGAGTCAGGAGGGGGATCCCCTCCCTTTCCCGGATGGCTATCCAGACAATTGGGGAACACTGACTCGAAGTAAAACCAAAATGCTACACCTCTGCCCTCTGAGGGAAATGCCGATGGGGGTGCTCAAGCCGGGATTGGGTTTATATCAGCTGCCCGTAAGGGACAAAATATCGACAaagtaaatacaaataataatcAGGGAAATGTCGATGTCACAAATGCCCCAGTTGATCAGAAATAATTGACTCAATTGCAGAGTACGGTTAATGAATCCGGCTTCCACAGCGAAACAAAAATTATAGAGGCAAACCTAGCAGACAGTACAGAATTATATAAGGACAGCCAGCCTCTAGATCGGTTGAAAATAATTACAACTAAAACAAAGGAGATTGAACAGGCCTACAGACAAGACTGTGAAACCTTTAGCATGGTAGTTAAGATGTTAGTAGATAAAGATCCATCATTAGAGAAGCCCATTCATTTTGCCCTGAGGCAGAACTTGCATGAAAGAGGTGAGCGATGCGTTGAAGAACTCAAACATTTCATTGCTCAGTACGATGCTGCGAACCAAAATGTGTTAGAGCCTTTGAGAGAGGGCTCATACTAAGGacaaaaatatgcttttagattttttttgcattttgtctACCATAGTACATGAATCTGCTTTTTAAGATTACAATTTGAAGtgataaaagcaaataatttggGGCAAAAGTTTTTATAGTAAGGAATGTATGTTTTATGTAGTTTTGCCAAActaggtgtgtgtgtgtttgataggtgttatttgttttttttgtcAAAGTAATTGTGTTATAGCAGAGGGAAAATGCGCAATGTATACCAAAGGCTGACTAAAAGGTATAGTTTATGTCcactacaatttttttttgcaagctACTAATTGTAGACATTATCTTTGAACGTTTATAAAAGAGAGGAGTTTCGCTGAAATCtcatggaaaattaaaacctcCAATGTagatataaattttaaaaacattatgtAATTGCTGAAGTCTGGGTAAATATTTGACAACTTTGTTTAACGTTTAATAGCCTAGCTCATTTACAGATGGCTCTAATATTTTGAACAAGATCAGAGTGTAAAAGAGAAATCAGCGTGGTGAATGCGTTAGGCCAAAATTCGGTCGATTTGGCTTAGCATCCATTATACTGCCTTAAAAATCACCGGTATTAGCATAGACTTTAaacatcagaagcccagataACTCAGTTGGTGGAGAGTTAAATTGTCTATTAAGTGTCATTAGGGTTAAATACTGTTAAAATTAAGTGTTTAAAGTTTCATTTCTGTTAAGGTAAAGTGTTCTTAAGTTCAAGTCATGTAGAATTTAAAGTCGGTTGAGTTTTGTTCAAGTTAAGTTCTGTTAAATTTAAGTGAGTTTgcatgtaagttctgttgatttgaaaatCTGTTAAGTTTAAGTTTTGTTAAAGTTAAGGTCTGTTAAACTGAGTTCTACTAAGTTAAAATTCTGTTgagtttaatttctgttaagtttaagtaaagataagttttAGTGATGTTAAGTTCTGTTAAGCTCAAATATTTTAAGTTGAAGTGTTTTAAGTTTAAGTGTTATTAggtttaagtgatgttagataaATTTATGCTAAACGCTTATTTTATAATTTGTGTGCAAAAATGTTAACATGAACATCAGAGAAATTTCCATTGGAGCCTAACCCTGTTCAAAACATATACCAATTGTTTGAGAATGGAGAACAGGCTTAGCGGGCAGTTAATACTGATGAAATTTGTACATATGTTATTCTTTTGGCTTATTGTAAAAAATCGCtcataattatttttgaatgtgacaaaaatatttttgtgcctTATTCTTATTTTGTTAAGTAGTATGCAAAGAATGAATAATCCTTTTGTATGCCTTTGAAATTTGCCGGGAGCAGTGGTAAGTCCATCACCACCAGGAAAAGATTTCTGACTAAAATTTATAAAGTGTGTTAAAGGGGAATTGACGGAAATCGTTCTCTAATTGGAGAAGCTTTTGGGAAAATAGGTAGGAtataaattttaagaaaaataggGGTATATAACATAACAAAACAGGTAATCAGAGGATGTGTAACCTGCTTAAAGGTGAACAAAGCCCATTTCCGAGAACGTCCcttcggggggggggggggcagacCTCTAGCTTACCGGCTATTCTCACACATTTAGATTGATTTTACTAAGCTGGCTAAAGTAGGGAGACATCGATACCTGCTAGTCCTGGTTTGTGGAgttaaaattttgtttgaaaatattatACCAAGATATAAGGTCATGGAAGTAATTGACTCTGATAGAGGACCACATTTTGTGTCTAAAGTCATTCAGgaagtaatgaaaataatggGGATAGAATGGGACCATCACACTCTGTGGCACCCTCAAAGCTCAGGAAGAGTTGAGAGGATGaatggagaaataaagaaacaactCACTAAATTGATGATAGAAACAAAGTCGTCATGAATCAAGTGTTTACCATTGGCACTATTGAATATTAGAACCCAGCCTAGGGCTGATGTGGGGGTTTCCCCCTTCGAAATGCTGTACGGGATGCTTTACAACTTAAATACACCCCAAGACCACCCCAGCCTCAGGGACCAGCAGATTAACACACATTTGACCACCCTAACGCAATACAGAGAAGAACTGTGGGAAAGAGCATGATAGCCCAAAAACCACCACAGAAAGAAGATGAATTTCATGCCAGtgttagcgttcaaaaacacataatcacgggggattatatgcggtgctttttattaagagctctgggaatcggggtatattcaacTCAAATCTGATTCCAACCATACATccaaaatgatcatgttttatattctatcattacataactttcatgttaattaataaacttatattgttctattgtatacataaatttagcccctctctgaatttccaacacagtttctcactattcttctaatggttatataataattacatttaattattaaacaatcatcacatctaacaattatataatttatcatactgcttacgcaggtgcagttgatctgggaaagcacaaagcctaacattttagattctatctttaactttttccagggttccactatcaTTCTCCcccctttgaaagcattttcacttcactataggtgtaaatgttttcacttgATACAGTCCTTTATTCCTCAGATCGTACTTGGTTCTTCAAATCCAGGGTTGATGTAAACATTGTCGTGGATGCTGTTACGAACTGGAGAACCAGAAGATGGTGGGCGTGGATCTCGTGTTAGTGCCTTTATTATCCTCTGGTTCCaggatgttttcttctgtatctctCCTTTTAAGATGCTGAAAACTAACCAAATTGCTAAGAATACAATTAGTAAGATTATCACACTCTCAATGATAGATTTAATCCATGAACTCACATTCCACCCTAatcctttaaagatttttcctaACCAGCTTGTAGCCAAatccttttgctcttcttgtgCTTCATGATCTATTTGTTTCAACTGATTGATGTCATATTCTACATCTGCAGTTACATTTGGGATATGAACGCAGCAATGATCAACTtgttcctttaaaaatccacatacTCCATGCTCTTTCAGGAGTAGCATATCTAGGGCCAATCGATTTTGTAAAGTCATTTTTGTGGTGGCTTGGAATtgtatatttaattctttaaatcctTCCCGGGTGACTGTTGCCAGTCTACCTACCTGACCTGTAAGTTTGTACAGCATCTCTCTGCTCTTATAGTTTGCTATAGGACCAAACAATGACTCTAGGGCCCATCCAAATTTCACTCCACTAGAGGGTTCTTGCCAAGTGTCATCTGGATTTTCATTGTCTAGAACTTCTCGTCTTGCTCTTATCTGCAGAAgttcatgttttccattaaatggggactttttccAAATTGGACATAAGGTTGGCAGGCCTAAAGTAATCTCCTTTACTTTCCCATCTACAGGCAGATATGTTGTCCAGGTACCATCACTTGCTGCCCATACAAATTGTCCTGGACCTCGGATTGTCATCCTGGTACACCCTATAATTACTTTATAATTCACTCTGCCTTGTTTATGTTTGATCCCTCTGCAAGCACAACCAATTTGTAAGGCTATTGCCAGGGGTGGCATCTGTTCTATCTCTTCATCATCTGAAGTGCAGTCATAAGTTTTATTACATGCCCACCAACTTACTTTGTCTGCCCTCGTTCTGCTACTAGTGTCAGTGTTTGTTATTGCCGGATCTGTTTCATTCTCAGGGCCTTCCCACTTAATACACCAAGGGGTGTTTGCCATATATTGGAATCTTTGAAGAATACTCACAGACCACGCACTGTCCCAAGGTGCTATCTGATCTTTCCTATCCTTGGCCTCACATTGCCATACCAGACTTGTTTCTGTAACTTGCCTCGATTCAGGTACCAGTTTACATgtaattgttttgttcttttgtatttcaggtaGTTTTGATGTTATGATTCCCCAATTTACTgggtctcctgctgcctttggtatTGGCAGACAGGCAGTTATTCGACtggtgttttgcattttggcaaAATCTTTGACTAATCCGATCATTACATTCTCAGCCCGAACTGCATTAGAAACCTTTATCACCTGTGTTTCCGTTTGTACCTCTCtcttcattctagaatgaagaGTGGTTAGTTGATCATTTTGCATTCCACATCCCAAAGATATTAATAACCATAACGTTAGCACAATTACTGATAGCATTCTGAAAGCAATTAAACACATCTTATCTGCAGCCTTTGTTCATTCCAGAGTTTATACAGTCTGTGATCCAGGATGGACTTTCTTCACTCGGGTATAGTGGATCCAGGGTTCCACGCCAGCTACTTTGACTGCTGTAAAGGTGGTCAGTAGTACTTGATGGGGTCCActccacttttctttcagcGGTTCCTCGTTCCAGTTCTTGATGTACACCTCGTCTCCTGGATGTATGTTATGAACTGGGTTCTCGAGAGTCAGTGGTCTATTCCACACGAGGATACTCCGGAGCCGAGCTAAAGTTTTCCCAAGAGACAGAACATAATTATAtacttcctgctttcctgtgacATGTACATTAGGGTTAGGCTCAGGAGATTCATATGGTTTCCCATACAATATCTCATAAGGACTGACTGACATCCCACTCCTAGGCTTTATCTGAATCCTCAACAGTGCTACTGGCAAAGCCTGCGGCCACTGCAATTTGGCTTCTTGGCATATTTTACTGATTTGCCTTTTTAGTGTCTGATTCATCCTCTCTACCTGTCAACTTGACTGGGGTCTCCACGGTGTGTGGAGGTCCCAAGTTATCCCCAGCAATCTACTTACCTCTCTTACTACTGTAGCTATGAAATGGGGTCCCCTATCTGATGATACCCCTAGGGGTACCCTGAATCTGGGAATAATCTCCTGTAGTAACCACTTaactgtttcctttgcttggttCGTGCGACAGGGAAGGGCTTCTGGCCACCCAGAGAATGTGTCAACCCCcatgtcctggtttagggcaaatttgttaaagaatctgcaaaggagggcccctccagaaagcaaaacccacacggcccctccccccccaaccggttcgggaaaaaattccttggagagaggtggaaagaacctgtttatttgactggcccagcaccccccagcacacaaaatgaacaatacccgatgacaccactctgagaaagatgacaaaatcagaaagtctctttcaggggtggttgctctgttctcagtccctccggcgctgggcagctgctgcagccgaaccttcggtgttcccaggtcccagtccggagcaggttcgagatggtcacaggaacaggagaggagaaacagtccgggaaggaatttggactgtttagctagaactagctaataagcagaagcaaaagcgggaggagaagcaagagcagaagaagagcaagcaagcaaagcagcaagctgaaagccagaagtgaaaaacagccctatgtactgctgTCTCTGTGttcctgataagagaaacccaaacaaacttccactcttcagagccagtcttaaaggcacagaacagatgaatggggatacaagcattatcacgtcaccccaggacaccccacTAACAGGTATTTGTATCCTCGAGTTCTTGGCAATTCTACAAAATCTACCTGCCAATAGTCTCCTGGCTCTATTCCTATCTGTATTCTTCCTAGCTGTGCCTGTCGCCTGGCCACTGGGTTGTTTTTCAAGCAGATATCACATTTTGACATTACTGATTTTCCCATTGTTAACATCCGTACTGAAATTAAACTCTGCTTTAGCAATTTTACCaatgcctctgctccccagtgaCATTCGTTATGTTTAATTTGTAGAACTTCTCTCATTATCAAGGGAGGTACCACTATTTGTCCTTGTGCAGTCACATACCATCCCTCTGAATTCCTTTGTGCATTCAGCAAACATGCCAGTCTCTCATCTTCtactgaatattttggttttggaggcaAATTGAATTGGGATACATTAAGCTTCAAAGGTATCAATGCCATTGTTGTTTGTACCTCTCGAGCAACCTGTCGGGCTGCCCAGTCTGCCTTTCGATTTCCCTCACAGATTTTGGAGTTTCCTGATTGGTGTGCTTTGCAGTGTATGATTGCCACTTGTTCAGGGTTTTGTGCTGCCTTTATCAATTGCAGGACTGCATCCTGATGTTTAATGTGCGTACCCTGAGAAGATAacagtcctctttctttccacagtgctcCGTGTACATGCACCACTCCAAAGGCATATTTTGAGTCCGTCcagatatttacctttttcccttcacttaaTTCTAGTGCCCTGGTTAAAGCAACCAGTTCTGCCTTCTAGGCAGATGTATTTGGTGGTAATGCCTCTGCCTGCACTACTGTATTGACTGTTGTTACCGCATATCCAGCGTATCTGGTTCCGTTTTCCACGAAGCTGCTCCCATCTGTAAACAGCTCCCACTCCGGCTGCTCTAGTGGGACGTCTTTCAGGTCTTCTCTTGCTGAATAGGTGTACTCTATTACTTCTACACAGTCGTGTTCTAATGGGCCTTCTTCGGTTGTGGTACCTAGGAACAAAGCTGAATTCAAAAGGttagttgtttttaatgtgaCATCATCCTGCTCAGTCAGGACTACCTGGAATTtcatcatcctgctgggagaTAGCCAATGGCCCCCCTTTTGTTCTAAGACAGTGGTTACCATGTCTGGTACATAGACATCTATGTGCCTTCCCATAATAAGTTTCCTGGCTTCTTGTATCAGGATCACAGTAGCTGCGACTGCCCGCAGACATGGGGGCCACCCGGCACTTATGTTGTCGAGTTGTTTGGAAAAGTAGCCCACCggccttttccagcttcccagaCGTTGGGTCAGGACTCCTAGTGCTAGGCGCAGCCTTTCATgtacaaacagctgaaaatctttAGACAGATCAGGTAACCCTAGTGCTGGAGAAGTTGTCAGTGCTTCCTTTAATTTTAGGAAGGCTTCTTTCTGTGGTTTGCCCCAGGTGAATGGCTGCGTCTCCTGAGCTTCATACAGGGGTTTCGCAATCAGTCCATAGTCCATGATCCACAAGCGACACCATCCTGCCATCCCGAGGAAGACTCGCAGCTCGTGATTTCTGGGGCTCTGGAATAGCACAAATAGCTTGGATACAGTTAGTACCTAGTTTTTGTTGCCCTTGTGAAATTTCACATCCCAGGTAAATCACAGTCTGTTGTGCGATTTGTGCCTTTCCTCTGGATACTTTATAGCCTCCCATTCCCAGTGAATTTAAAATCTCAATGGTTACCTTTATACAGGTTCTTCTTTCTTCTGTAGCTATTAGTATATCATCAACATACTGAAACAATAAGTATTGGTCTCTTGGTACTTGCCCATTTTCGGTCCAAATCTCCAGTTCCTTTGCCAATTGGTTTCTGAATAGGGTTGGCGAGTTCTTGTAGCCTTGTGGGAGTCGTGTCCAGGTGAGCTGGGTCTTTCTTCCGTTCCCTGGGTTTTCCCACTCAAAGGCAAATAGTTTCCTACTTTCTTTGTCAAGGGGGATGCagaaaaaggcatcttttaAATCAATTACTGTAAACCATTTATATATCTCCTTTACGGATGTTAGCAATGTATAAGGATTTGTTACCACTGGATAAATGtcctttgttattttatttattgctctcAAATCCTGCACTAATCTATATTCACCATTTGGCTTCTttactggaaatattggtgTATTAAATTCTGATTCACATTCTTCTAAAATTCGGTATTTCAAGAATTTCTCAATAATCTTTACTATTCCTTGCCGTGCTTCTGGTTTTATGGGATATTGTTTGACTTGTACAGCCCTTGCCCCTTCTTTTAACTCTACATGCACTGGTTGTGCCAATTTAGATTTCCCTGGTATATCTGTCTCCCATACAGAGGGAATCACTGCATCTTCTACCTCCCtagggacagaggggacaggttTTTCTTTGATCATTAATATCTGTCCCATCTTTGATTCAGGTATTTTCATTATAAGCTCTCCATTTTCAAAGGTTATTACCGCATCAAGTTTTGCTAGGAAATCTCTCCCTAAAAGCGGAATTGGACACTCAGGTACATATAAAAATTCGTGTGTTATAACCTtgtttccaaaacacaaatctAGGGGTTTCAGGAAAGGCcgtttttcctctttccctgtagCACCGACTATTGTCGTTTCTTTGTCCCCAATTTGTCCTTGCAAATCATTCAATACAGAAAAAGTAGCTCCCGTATCTATTAGAAATCTGACCTCTTTATGCCCTAACTGTATATTTACAACAGGTTCCTTAACTTGTTCTACCGGTTCCAAGTCTAGTCAGCTGGTATACTCCCCCAGGACCATCTCCTTGGTAGCCTGCTGCAACTGATTGCCCTGGTCAAACTGGTTATTCAAACTTGGGCAATTTCGCTTCCAATGCCCCTCCTGTTTACAATATGCACATTGATTCAAGCTTAACCCTTGGGTAACTGGTCTCCTACCCCGACCATTTCTGTTACGCCCCCTGAAATTTGGGTTCCCTTTCTCCTGTATTACTGCCAAaagattctgctgctgccttttactAGCTTCTTTTTCCCGATTGTTATATACCTTCCAAGCAACCTCGAGTAACTTATCCAAATTCCTTAATTCTTCCCCttctaatttttgcaattttctacAAATGTcatcctgtgattggcccaagAATATGAGAGCGAGCTGAACCTTTGCTTGCTCTGTATCCATTTGGAGGTCTGTATATTTCCTTGCTACCTCCTTAAGCCTCTCCAAAAACGCAGTGGgagattccttcttttcctgtcgAACTTCATATAGTTTGGACCAATTTATAGTTTTGGGCACAGCATTCTGAACTCCTATTTGGATCCACTCTTGATATTTCCGTAATCTCCTCATATCGCACAATAAATTAGGTTCCCAATTTGGATCCTCAATTGGGAAATTCACATCTAAATTCCCTGTTACCAGCCCATTTCTAATATCTTCTCTTGCCCTCTCTTTGGCTGCCTTAAgtaccatttctttttcagtagaatCCATCAGAGTATCTAATATTACTTGTATGTCATCCCAGTCAGGATTTTGAGTTTTCATAACCATTTTTACTACGCGTGCCACTTTATCAGGATTTTCTCTATAAGTTCCGGCTGACTGTTTCCAAATAACTAAGTCTTCCGGGGAAAAAGGCACTTTTACAAATACTGGCCTTTCCACTCTGACACCTTGTCGCAAGGGGGCAATCACAGtccatttttgtttgcttatgcCTTTTCTATGCACAACTGGAGCAAGATTTGACTGACTCCGGGTTCTATGGGCTATTGGGGTCACTGATTCATTACCATTGCTATCTTTTTCACTTGCATAcctctttctcctttctatCACAGTTAGGTTTTGCTCATCTTCCGAGGAAGAGGGATCGGGTGATGATGGGAGAGGAGGATAAAGAGGGAAAGGTGTACTAGACGAGACGGGCTCAGGAGtaggtgggtgaggagcaggtaGTGGGATAGGGACAGATGAAACAGGTGGGATAGGTTTAGGTTCTCTTGTTCCTATTGGAGCTACTTGTAAATCAATATCTGTATAATTTTCCCTACTCAAGCTTTCTTTTAACACCAAGTGTTCTAAACAGCATTCCTCACAAACCCCACactttgcagatgttttaaCCACTAATAATCCACATTCATCCTGCCATTCTGGCTTTCCCCGTAAGTAGAAAAACAGATCAACATATGGGACTTCATTCCATTTTACTTCTTGTTTACAAAACGACATTAACTGCGAAATAGTGTTATATTGCAGAGTACCGAATTTTGGCCATTTTTCACTGTTCTCCAAGGCATATTCTGGCCACCATGAATTACGATAATCAATCAACTTAGTTTTACGTAATCCTTCTCCAAAGTTACCTTGTTTCTAATGTGCTAATAAGCAccccaaaggagaattttgcagGATAGGGGTGTTACTgcccaaaatccctttaaatttctccatttcaaaaataccacaaatgcCGAACCCGCAACGCTTTCGCGATTGTCTTACGGAACGGCGCCTAGGCTTACACCAACAGGAATTCCTTTAGCCCAACCAAGCGTAGCTTTCACTGAGTCTTATTGGCAGGCATCCAAACCAAAGTAAAAAGCACCTTACCTTTCTCCCGGGGACGTTTGTGAGCAGCGGAAGCAGTCGTGGCCAATGGGCTCCCCGAGAATCCCTCGGTGCCGGCTGGAGCGTGATCGAGTCACGAACTCgctcagcagcactcacaaGGGTCCCTTCTGGGTTCGCCAAAatgttagcgttcaaaaacaTATAATCACAGgggattatatgcggtgctttttattaagagctctgggaatcggggtatattcaacccaaatctgattccgaccatacatccgaaatgatcatgttttatattctatcgttacataactttcatgttaattattaaacttatattgttctattgtatacataaatttagcccctctctgaatttccaacagtttctcactattcttctaatggttatataataattacatttaattactaaacaatcatcacatcttacaattatataatttatcatactgcttacgcaggtgcagttgatctgggaaagcacaaagcctaacattttagattctatctttaactttttccagggttccactatcaCCAGCAGAATCAAAAGACTTGTGAAGAAACCTGAAAAACGGACTATCACATTTAAACCGGGTGACTggatattaattaaataatggaaaaagaCTTCATTAACCCCACAGTAGAGGGTGTAGATGTAAAATTTGGCAGGATGGATGGTGGAATCAGCCACAAGAGAAAAAGGGGGGAGTCAAGTTCTTAAAATCATAGACGCTGCCCCTGTAATCCGATCCCTCGTACCCTTTGATAATGAGCTCTTTCTctctgaaacagcataacagTGATAGGTTAGACCCTCCTGAAGAAATACCCCTGCTGCCGAGAAGACTATACCTCTCTCGCGGCTCGAGGCAACCGTGTTGACGAGCAAAGGCAGAGTGGTAAGTACCTGTGGAGGAATAGATTCTAATGTAACAAAGAGAAAGATTATGGAACAGGCAGAGCATGAACtcctaaaaagaaaaggggaacaGTCACTAAATTGGGGAATGAATTGGCAAATGTTTCAATCCAGAGGCAACATCTACCGTCTGACCTGGCAGGTTCTGGTTTTTCTCTTCTAAATGTTGTAACCTGAGTGGATAGATTCTACCAGAGTTTTATATTGGGGAAGGGGATATCCCTGTGTCTCTACCCCTACAGGAGCTGTATAACTACCTGCGAAGTGGACCAAGCCTGCTTTCAATGCAACGGCTGGTGGACAATCTGACAGACAAGGACAAAAAGCGACTAGAGGAGAAGCTGCCCCTGATCCTGTGGCCACTACTGATACAACTGAAGGGACACTCAAAAGCGGTCGACAGGACCGTGACACACCGCCAAACGGCTAAGGAATTGATTGACACTGTTGAATCATTATCGCCTTTTTACATAAGGGGACCAGCAGAGAAAAACTGCCTTGAGTGTTATAGCCCGTATTATGCCGCTTGGGTAGCACTGTATTGTGGGGGTTGTAGTAAAACCTTTTAAGTAGAGCAGTCTTTGCTCTGGCACTTATGATGCAACACATGCCAGCACAAGTACATATTTGATAGCTAGCAAAGGCACCTGAAGAGGCAGATGGGGCTGGATACAGCTTCggctttagatctttatgaatTTCCTGAACAAAAGATTTTGGCTTACTATCGGTGGGAGATGAAGCATATTA from Ammospiza nelsoni isolate bAmmNel1 chromosome W, bAmmNel1.pri, whole genome shotgun sequence harbors:
- the LOC132086202 gene encoding uncharacterized protein LOC132086202 → MCLIAFRMLSVIVLTLWLLISLGCGMQNDQLTTLHSRMKREVQTETQVIKVSNAVRAENVMIGLVKDFAKMQNTSRITACLPIPKAAGDPVNWGIITSKLPEIQKNKTITCKLVPESRQVTETSLVWQCEAKDRKDQIAPWDSAWSVSILQRFQYMANTPWCIKWEGPENETDPAITNTDTSSRTRADKVSWWACNKTYDCTSDDEEIEQMPPLAIALQIGCACRGIKHKQGRVNYKVIIGCTRMTIRGPGQFVWAASDGTWTTYLPVDGKVKEITLGLPTLCPIWKKSPFNGKHELLQIRARREVLDNENPDDTWQEPSSGVKFGWALESLFGPIANYKSREMLYKLTGQVGRLATVTREGFKELNIQFQATTKMTLQNRLALDMLLLKEHGVCGFLKEQVDHCCVHIPNVTADVEYDINQLKQIDHEAQEEQKDLATSWLGKIFKGLGWNVSSWIKSIIESVIILLIVFLAIWLVFSILKGEIQKKTSWNQRIIKALTRDPRPPSSGSPVRNSIHDNVYINPGFEEPSTI